A single genomic interval of Rhododendron vialii isolate Sample 1 chromosome 3a, ASM3025357v1 harbors:
- the LOC131321381 gene encoding uncharacterized protein LOC131321381, producing the protein MVVRCGSSIIEVKILTGEQFDKLAIIPRISLSPSSDFPFHMTMRQFLVRLAYAMIINKSQGQSVKFVGVDLRTPVFSHGQLYVALSRYNELVVIEKSRSSKGTICLKIFSLDMFHVLLLDVSLRHASSLNFNLRVLNVRAVPSGTDIR; encoded by the exons ATGGTTGTCAGGTGCGGCTCCAGTATTATTGAAGTCAAGATTTTAACAGGTGAACAATTTGACAAATTGGCCATCATACCAAGAATATCTTTATCACCATCTTCAGATTTTCCTTTTCATATGACAATGCGTCAATTTCTAGTTCGTTTGGCATATGCTATGATTATTAACAAATCACAAGGACAATCTGTCAAATTCGTTGGAGTCGATTTGCGCACACCTGTATTTAGTCATGGGCAATTATATGTGGCATTATCAAG GTACAACGAGTT GGTTGTGATCGAGAAGTCTCGAAGCTCAAAAGGAACAATATGCTTGAAGATTTTTAGTCTTGATATGTTTCATGTTCTCCTTTTAGATGTCTCCTTGAGGCACGCATCTTCATtaaa TTTTAATTTGCGTGTGCTGAAtgttcgagccgtgccttcaggcacagaCATTCGCTAG
- the LOC131320952 gene encoding uncharacterized protein LOC131320952: MRLNTIDPENVTFSNFLMEVGTNPQEVVHLPSTIGRCQNLNELLSRVYPQLDVTNTSTPTFLTERTILSAQNDDVNAINGTALNIFPGNRYTYLAADKMSEDDGMDRSITNRYPNKYLNSLDPTGLLPFKL, from the exons ATGCGATTGAATACGATAGATCCTGAAAATGTTACTTTCTCAAATTTCTTAATGGAG gttggAACAAACCCTCAAGAAGTGGTACACCTTCCATCGACAATAGGTAGATGTCAAAATCTAAATGAATTATTGTCGAGAGTTTATCCTCAACTGGATGTGACAAATACATCAACCCCAACATTTTTAACTGAACGCACGATTCTCTCTGCTCAGAATGATGACGTGAATGCTATAAATGGTACTGCACTAAATATTTTTCCAGGAAATAGATACACTTATCTAGCTGCAGATAAAATGTCTGAGGATGACGGAATGGATAGAAGCATCACTAACCGGTATCCCAACAAGTATCTTAACTCATTAGATCCTACTGGGCTACTGCCTTTTAAGCTCTAG